In Megalopta genalis isolate 19385.01 chromosome 7, iyMegGena1_principal, whole genome shotgun sequence, a single window of DNA contains:
- the Hk gene encoding potassium voltage-gated channel subfamily A regulatory beta subunit hyperkinetic isoform X4 → MSRLMLCNLGNTSTAGNDTNNNANTNSSMEDDDYYSLPTIYRCRAPIASLDCMEEFNGGSGGGGGGGGGGGVDSGVHCSNTAGTKEQLLTNCIAAQAQRLQHPSPGIRYRNLGKSGLRVSNVGLGTWTTFGIGGCSSEEAAEAVVALAYDSGINVFDLSEAHSGHRAEIQFGRILLRRAWNRSSYVVTTKIYWNTKAEGRGLSRKHIIESVQASLVRLQLSYIDIVMIHKVDPMCPMEEIVRAMNYVITKGWVMYWGTSRWTPVEIMEAYTNCRQFNCVTPIVEQAEYHLFYREKPELYMPELYNKIGVGLMAWSTVTIGMVSTKPEDYGVSFLSRSSYKNKYSSFSWTEDETQSLYKDQEYGWKDKTVEEETRKYSDKLRDVCALAERLGCSFGQLAIAWSLKNESVQCLLLGASNIDQLYESLQSLQLIPKLNANIMNEIERILDNKPSRPPMISTLALR, encoded by the exons ATGTCCCGTTTAATGTTGTGCAATCTTGGTAATACGTCCACGGCTGGAAATGATACGAATAACAACGCGAATACAAACAGTAGTATGGAAGACGACGACTATTATTCGCTGCCTACGATTTATCG CTGCCGTGCACCTATAGCGAGTCTGGATTGCATGGAAGAATTCAACGGTGGtagcggtggcggcggcggcggcggtggcggcggcggtgtGGATTCTGGCGTGCACTGCAGCAATACCGCTGGAACGAAGGAACAGCTACTGACTAACTGCATTGCCGCACAAGCGCAACGCTTACAGCATCCTTCGCCAGGTATTCGCTACCGCAACTTGGGCAAAAGCGGTCTACGTGTTTCCAATGTTGGATTAG GTACGTGGACGACTTTCGGTATTGGAGGATGTAGTAGCGAGGAAGCTGCAGAGGCAGTGGTCGCGCTCGCTTATGACAGCGGCATAAACGTGTTCGACTTGAGCGAAGCGCATAGCGGGCACAGAGCGGAAATCCAGTTCGGTCGGATTTTGTTGCGACGCGCTTGGAATCGCTCGAGCTACGTCGTCACTACCAAAATCTACTGGAACACTAA GGCAGAGGGTCGTGGATTATCGCGCAAACACATCATTGAATCGGTGCAGGCGTCTCTGGTCAGATTGCAGCTCTCCTATATCGATATAGTAATGATTCACAAGGTTGATCCGATGTGTCCGATGGAAG AGATAGTGCGAGCGATGAATTACGTGATCACCAAGGGATGGGTGATGTATTGGGGAACGTCTCGCTGGACCCCGGTGGAGATCATGGAGGCATATACGAATTGTCGTCAATTCAACTGTGTTACACCGATTGTGGAGCAAGCcgaatatcatttattttataggGAAAAACCAGAACTTTATATGCCGGAGTTGTACAACAAAATAG GCGTCGGTCTGATGGCATGGTCCACGGTCACGATCGGTATGGTTTCCACGAAACCGGAGGATTACGGGGTGTCGTTTTTATCGCGGTCGTCTTACAAG AATAAGTATTCCTCGTTCAGCTGGACAGAGGACGAGACGCAATCCTTGTACAAAGAC CAGGAATACGGCTGGAAGGATAAGACCGTCGAGGAGGAaacacgaaagtattcggacAAACTGCGGGACGTCTGCGCTCTTGCCGAACGTCTCGGATGTTCGTTCGGACAGCTGGCCATCGCGTGGTCTTTAAAGAATGAAAGTGTTCAGTGCCTTCTTCTCGGTGCATCAAACATAGATCAATTGTACGAGAGTCTTCAGAGTTTACAG CTGATCCCAAAACTGAATGCGAACATAATGAACGAGATCGAGAGAATACTCGACAACAAACCGTCCCGACCACCGATGATCTCGACCCTGGCGCTTAGATGA
- the Hk gene encoding potassium voltage-gated channel subfamily A regulatory beta subunit hyperkinetic isoform X5 gives MSRLMLCNLGNTSTAGNDTNNNANTNSSMEDDDYYSLPTIYRCRAPIASLDCMEEFNGGSGGGGGGGGGGGVDSGVHCSNTAGTKEQLLTNCIAAQAQRLQHPSPGIRYRNLGKSGLRVSNVGLGTWTTFGIGGCSSEEAAEAVVALAYDSGINVFDLSEAHSGHRAEIQFGRILLRRAWNRSSYVVTTKIYWNTKAEGRGLSRKHIIESVQASLVRLQLSYIDIVMIHKVDPMCPMEEIVRAMNYVITKGWVMYWGTSRWTPVEIMEAYTNCRQFNCVTPIVEQAEYHLFYREKPELYMPELYNKIGVGLMAWSTVTIGMVSTKPEDYGVSFLSRSSYKNKYSSFSWTEDETQSLYKDEYGWKDKTVEEETRKYSDKLRDVCALAERLGCSFGQLAIAWSLKNESVQCLLLGASNIDQLYESLQSLQLIPKLNANIMNEIERILDNKPSRPPMISTLALR, from the exons ATGTCCCGTTTAATGTTGTGCAATCTTGGTAATACGTCCACGGCTGGAAATGATACGAATAACAACGCGAATACAAACAGTAGTATGGAAGACGACGACTATTATTCGCTGCCTACGATTTATCG CTGCCGTGCACCTATAGCGAGTCTGGATTGCATGGAAGAATTCAACGGTGGtagcggtggcggcggcggcggcggtggcggcggcggtgtGGATTCTGGCGTGCACTGCAGCAATACCGCTGGAACGAAGGAACAGCTACTGACTAACTGCATTGCCGCACAAGCGCAACGCTTACAGCATCCTTCGCCAGGTATTCGCTACCGCAACTTGGGCAAAAGCGGTCTACGTGTTTCCAATGTTGGATTAG GTACGTGGACGACTTTCGGTATTGGAGGATGTAGTAGCGAGGAAGCTGCAGAGGCAGTGGTCGCGCTCGCTTATGACAGCGGCATAAACGTGTTCGACTTGAGCGAAGCGCATAGCGGGCACAGAGCGGAAATCCAGTTCGGTCGGATTTTGTTGCGACGCGCTTGGAATCGCTCGAGCTACGTCGTCACTACCAAAATCTACTGGAACACTAA GGCAGAGGGTCGTGGATTATCGCGCAAACACATCATTGAATCGGTGCAGGCGTCTCTGGTCAGATTGCAGCTCTCCTATATCGATATAGTAATGATTCACAAGGTTGATCCGATGTGTCCGATGGAAG AGATAGTGCGAGCGATGAATTACGTGATCACCAAGGGATGGGTGATGTATTGGGGAACGTCTCGCTGGACCCCGGTGGAGATCATGGAGGCATATACGAATTGTCGTCAATTCAACTGTGTTACACCGATTGTGGAGCAAGCcgaatatcatttattttataggGAAAAACCAGAACTTTATATGCCGGAGTTGTACAACAAAATAG GCGTCGGTCTGATGGCATGGTCCACGGTCACGATCGGTATGGTTTCCACGAAACCGGAGGATTACGGGGTGTCGTTTTTATCGCGGTCGTCTTACAAG AATAAGTATTCCTCGTTCAGCTGGACAGAGGACGAGACGCAATCCTTGTACAAAGAC GAATACGGCTGGAAGGATAAGACCGTCGAGGAGGAaacacgaaagtattcggacAAACTGCGGGACGTCTGCGCTCTTGCCGAACGTCTCGGATGTTCGTTCGGACAGCTGGCCATCGCGTGGTCTTTAAAGAATGAAAGTGTTCAGTGCCTTCTTCTCGGTGCATCAAACATAGATCAATTGTACGAGAGTCTTCAGAGTTTACAG CTGATCCCAAAACTGAATGCGAACATAATGAACGAGATCGAGAGAATACTCGACAACAAACCGTCCCGACCACCGATGATCTCGACCCTGGCGCTTAGATGA
- the Hk gene encoding potassium voltage-gated channel subfamily A regulatory beta subunit hyperkinetic isoform X1, with the protein MSFALSSYVSLALSLSLSLALPVSLSLFLFRKSVRDKRVDIKVSRGCIEHPIDRNLLILCTLCTRSCRAPIASLDCMEEFNGGSGGGGGGGGGGGVDSGVHCSNTAGTKEQLLTNCIAAQAQRLQHPSPGIRYRNLGKSGLRVSNVGLGTWTTFGIGGCSSEEAAEAVVALAYDSGINVFDLSEAHSGHRAEIQFGRILLRRAWNRSSYVVTTKIYWNTKAEGRGLSRKHIIESVQASLVRLQLSYIDIVMIHKVDPMCPMEEIVRAMNYVITKGWVMYWGTSRWTPVEIMEAYTNCRQFNCVTPIVEQAEYHLFYREKPELYMPELYNKIGVGLMAWSTVTIGMVSTKPEDYGVSFLSRSSYKNKYSSFSWTEDETQSLYKDQEYGWKDKTVEEETRKYSDKLRDVCALAERLGCSFGQLAIAWSLKNESVQCLLLGASNIDQLYESLQSLQLIPKLNANIMNEIERILDNKPSRPPMISTLALR; encoded by the exons aTGTCTTTCGCTCTTTCTAGCtatgtctctctcgcgctctctctctctctctctctcgctctccctgtctctctctctctctttctctttcgaaAATCTGTGCGCGATAAACGGGTAGACATTAAGGTTTCGCGCGGTTGTATCGAGCATCCGATCGATCGTAACCTATTAATACTTTGTACACTTTGTACGCGCAGCTGCCGTGCACCTATAGCGAGTCTGGATTGCATGGAAGAATTCAACGGTGGtagcggtggcggcggcggcggcggtggcggcggcggtgtGGATTCTGGCGTGCACTGCAGCAATACCGCTGGAACGAAGGAACAGCTACTGACTAACTGCATTGCCGCACAAGCGCAACGCTTACAGCATCCTTCGCCAGGTATTCGCTACCGCAACTTGGGCAAAAGCGGTCTACGTGTTTCCAATGTTGGATTAG GTACGTGGACGACTTTCGGTATTGGAGGATGTAGTAGCGAGGAAGCTGCAGAGGCAGTGGTCGCGCTCGCTTATGACAGCGGCATAAACGTGTTCGACTTGAGCGAAGCGCATAGCGGGCACAGAGCGGAAATCCAGTTCGGTCGGATTTTGTTGCGACGCGCTTGGAATCGCTCGAGCTACGTCGTCACTACCAAAATCTACTGGAACACTAA GGCAGAGGGTCGTGGATTATCGCGCAAACACATCATTGAATCGGTGCAGGCGTCTCTGGTCAGATTGCAGCTCTCCTATATCGATATAGTAATGATTCACAAGGTTGATCCGATGTGTCCGATGGAAG AGATAGTGCGAGCGATGAATTACGTGATCACCAAGGGATGGGTGATGTATTGGGGAACGTCTCGCTGGACCCCGGTGGAGATCATGGAGGCATATACGAATTGTCGTCAATTCAACTGTGTTACACCGATTGTGGAGCAAGCcgaatatcatttattttataggGAAAAACCAGAACTTTATATGCCGGAGTTGTACAACAAAATAG GCGTCGGTCTGATGGCATGGTCCACGGTCACGATCGGTATGGTTTCCACGAAACCGGAGGATTACGGGGTGTCGTTTTTATCGCGGTCGTCTTACAAG AATAAGTATTCCTCGTTCAGCTGGACAGAGGACGAGACGCAATCCTTGTACAAAGAC CAGGAATACGGCTGGAAGGATAAGACCGTCGAGGAGGAaacacgaaagtattcggacAAACTGCGGGACGTCTGCGCTCTTGCCGAACGTCTCGGATGTTCGTTCGGACAGCTGGCCATCGCGTGGTCTTTAAAGAATGAAAGTGTTCAGTGCCTTCTTCTCGGTGCATCAAACATAGATCAATTGTACGAGAGTCTTCAGAGTTTACAG CTGATCCCAAAACTGAATGCGAACATAATGAACGAGATCGAGAGAATACTCGACAACAAACCGTCCCGACCACCGATGATCTCGACCCTGGCGCTTAGATGA
- the Hk gene encoding potassium voltage-gated channel subfamily A regulatory beta subunit hyperkinetic isoform X3 — MSFALSSYVSLALSLSLSLALPVSLSLFLFRKSVRDKRVDIKVSRGCIEHPIDRNLLILCTLCTRSCRAPIASLDCMEEFNGGSGGGGGGGGGGGVDSGVHCSNTAGTKEQLLTNCIAAQAQRLQHPSPGIRYRNLGKSGLRVSNVGLGTWTTFGIGGCSSEEAAEAVVALAYDSGINVFDLSEAHSGHRAEIQFGRILLRRAWNRSSYVVTTKIYWNTKAEGRGLSRKHIIESVQASLVRLQLSYIDIVMIHKVDPMCPMEEIVRAMNYVITKGWVMYWGTSRWTPVEIMEAYTNCRQFNCVTPIVEQAEYHLFYREKPELYMPELYNKIGVGLMAWSTVTIGMVSTKPEDYGVSFLSRSSYKEYGWKDKTVEEETRKYSDKLRDVCALAERLGCSFGQLAIAWSLKNESVQCLLLGASNIDQLYESLQSLQLIPKLNANIMNEIERILDNKPSRPPMISTLALR; from the exons aTGTCTTTCGCTCTTTCTAGCtatgtctctctcgcgctctctctctctctctctctcgctctccctgtctctctctctctctttctctttcgaaAATCTGTGCGCGATAAACGGGTAGACATTAAGGTTTCGCGCGGTTGTATCGAGCATCCGATCGATCGTAACCTATTAATACTTTGTACACTTTGTACGCGCAGCTGCCGTGCACCTATAGCGAGTCTGGATTGCATGGAAGAATTCAACGGTGGtagcggtggcggcggcggcggcggtggcggcggcggtgtGGATTCTGGCGTGCACTGCAGCAATACCGCTGGAACGAAGGAACAGCTACTGACTAACTGCATTGCCGCACAAGCGCAACGCTTACAGCATCCTTCGCCAGGTATTCGCTACCGCAACTTGGGCAAAAGCGGTCTACGTGTTTCCAATGTTGGATTAG GTACGTGGACGACTTTCGGTATTGGAGGATGTAGTAGCGAGGAAGCTGCAGAGGCAGTGGTCGCGCTCGCTTATGACAGCGGCATAAACGTGTTCGACTTGAGCGAAGCGCATAGCGGGCACAGAGCGGAAATCCAGTTCGGTCGGATTTTGTTGCGACGCGCTTGGAATCGCTCGAGCTACGTCGTCACTACCAAAATCTACTGGAACACTAA GGCAGAGGGTCGTGGATTATCGCGCAAACACATCATTGAATCGGTGCAGGCGTCTCTGGTCAGATTGCAGCTCTCCTATATCGATATAGTAATGATTCACAAGGTTGATCCGATGTGTCCGATGGAAG AGATAGTGCGAGCGATGAATTACGTGATCACCAAGGGATGGGTGATGTATTGGGGAACGTCTCGCTGGACCCCGGTGGAGATCATGGAGGCATATACGAATTGTCGTCAATTCAACTGTGTTACACCGATTGTGGAGCAAGCcgaatatcatttattttataggGAAAAACCAGAACTTTATATGCCGGAGTTGTACAACAAAATAG GCGTCGGTCTGATGGCATGGTCCACGGTCACGATCGGTATGGTTTCCACGAAACCGGAGGATTACGGGGTGTCGTTTTTATCGCGGTCGTCTTACAAG GAATACGGCTGGAAGGATAAGACCGTCGAGGAGGAaacacgaaagtattcggacAAACTGCGGGACGTCTGCGCTCTTGCCGAACGTCTCGGATGTTCGTTCGGACAGCTGGCCATCGCGTGGTCTTTAAAGAATGAAAGTGTTCAGTGCCTTCTTCTCGGTGCATCAAACATAGATCAATTGTACGAGAGTCTTCAGAGTTTACAG CTGATCCCAAAACTGAATGCGAACATAATGAACGAGATCGAGAGAATACTCGACAACAAACCGTCCCGACCACCGATGATCTCGACCCTGGCGCTTAGATGA
- the Hk gene encoding potassium voltage-gated channel subfamily A regulatory beta subunit hyperkinetic isoform X2: MSFALSSYVSLALSLSLSLALPVSLSLFLFRKSVRDKRVDIKVSRGCIEHPIDRNLLILCTLCTRSCRAPIASLDCMEEFNGGSGGGGGGGGGGGVDSGVHCSNTAGTKEQLLTNCIAAQAQRLQHPSPGIRYRNLGKSGLRVSNVGLGTWTTFGIGGCSSEEAAEAVVALAYDSGINVFDLSEAHSGHRAEIQFGRILLRRAWNRSSYVVTTKIYWNTKAEGRGLSRKHIIESVQASLVRLQLSYIDIVMIHKVDPMCPMEEIVRAMNYVITKGWVMYWGTSRWTPVEIMEAYTNCRQFNCVTPIVEQAEYHLFYREKPELYMPELYNKIGVGLMAWSTVTIGMVSTKPEDYGVSFLSRSSYKNKYSSFSWTEDETQSLYKDEYGWKDKTVEEETRKYSDKLRDVCALAERLGCSFGQLAIAWSLKNESVQCLLLGASNIDQLYESLQSLQLIPKLNANIMNEIERILDNKPSRPPMISTLALR; encoded by the exons aTGTCTTTCGCTCTTTCTAGCtatgtctctctcgcgctctctctctctctctctctcgctctccctgtctctctctctctctttctctttcgaaAATCTGTGCGCGATAAACGGGTAGACATTAAGGTTTCGCGCGGTTGTATCGAGCATCCGATCGATCGTAACCTATTAATACTTTGTACACTTTGTACGCGCAGCTGCCGTGCACCTATAGCGAGTCTGGATTGCATGGAAGAATTCAACGGTGGtagcggtggcggcggcggcggcggtggcggcggcggtgtGGATTCTGGCGTGCACTGCAGCAATACCGCTGGAACGAAGGAACAGCTACTGACTAACTGCATTGCCGCACAAGCGCAACGCTTACAGCATCCTTCGCCAGGTATTCGCTACCGCAACTTGGGCAAAAGCGGTCTACGTGTTTCCAATGTTGGATTAG GTACGTGGACGACTTTCGGTATTGGAGGATGTAGTAGCGAGGAAGCTGCAGAGGCAGTGGTCGCGCTCGCTTATGACAGCGGCATAAACGTGTTCGACTTGAGCGAAGCGCATAGCGGGCACAGAGCGGAAATCCAGTTCGGTCGGATTTTGTTGCGACGCGCTTGGAATCGCTCGAGCTACGTCGTCACTACCAAAATCTACTGGAACACTAA GGCAGAGGGTCGTGGATTATCGCGCAAACACATCATTGAATCGGTGCAGGCGTCTCTGGTCAGATTGCAGCTCTCCTATATCGATATAGTAATGATTCACAAGGTTGATCCGATGTGTCCGATGGAAG AGATAGTGCGAGCGATGAATTACGTGATCACCAAGGGATGGGTGATGTATTGGGGAACGTCTCGCTGGACCCCGGTGGAGATCATGGAGGCATATACGAATTGTCGTCAATTCAACTGTGTTACACCGATTGTGGAGCAAGCcgaatatcatttattttataggGAAAAACCAGAACTTTATATGCCGGAGTTGTACAACAAAATAG GCGTCGGTCTGATGGCATGGTCCACGGTCACGATCGGTATGGTTTCCACGAAACCGGAGGATTACGGGGTGTCGTTTTTATCGCGGTCGTCTTACAAG AATAAGTATTCCTCGTTCAGCTGGACAGAGGACGAGACGCAATCCTTGTACAAAGAC GAATACGGCTGGAAGGATAAGACCGTCGAGGAGGAaacacgaaagtattcggacAAACTGCGGGACGTCTGCGCTCTTGCCGAACGTCTCGGATGTTCGTTCGGACAGCTGGCCATCGCGTGGTCTTTAAAGAATGAAAGTGTTCAGTGCCTTCTTCTCGGTGCATCAAACATAGATCAATTGTACGAGAGTCTTCAGAGTTTACAG CTGATCCCAAAACTGAATGCGAACATAATGAACGAGATCGAGAGAATACTCGACAACAAACCGTCCCGACCACCGATGATCTCGACCCTGGCGCTTAGATGA
- the LOC117229162 gene encoding sodium/potassium/calcium exchanger 4, which translates to MNGSRFCVCFVLIVVLAVWFPNVCADLWNGESLASNSSSSLYEIGPRDGGSNDSSIETTTARKVADSDEDNFPNDLFTDAQLRQGALLLHIFLAFYCFLITAFVCHNYLLPSLDRICVEMNISTDVAGATFLAMASSLPEMFVNVIGTFLTESDIGVGTVVGSAVFDTFATPAVGALTAVHAVPLEWRVLTRDCAMFIISVAVLVIIIWDGVIEWYEAAILLVLLLVYLILLFAGKLLARFCPGGTSSSTVNHSSVAENTTSEGSREPHSIKISNGNGALQEKPEKDEKVASDPESLTTGRRSESDEEPENIFLWPRERSVLAKFWFLLVWPLKFLFLVTIPDPRRKRFRRWYPLTFVMCVVWIAISSYLVSWMMTVIGSTIGIPSSIMGLTFLAAGGNMPEMSSIVILARQGDGNMAMSNTLGANILDILLCLGLPWLIKCLLTGKKVTVLSGSLSYSILSIIGCVIVLYAVIAIFNFELNKKVGVICVLLYTIFIVFSILAELKVFGVPDRG; encoded by the exons ATGAACGGCAGTCGGTTTtgcgtatgtttcgtgttgatcgTTGTGCTAGCAGTGTGGTTCCCGAATGTTTGTGCGGATCTATGGAATGGCG AATCTCTCGCGAGCAATTCTTCGAGCAGTTTATACGAAATCGGTCCTCGGGACGGAGGCAGCAACGATTCATCGATCGAAACCACGACCGCCAGAAAGGTCGCTGATAGCGACGAGGACAATTTTCCTAATGACCTGTTCACCGACGCGCAGCTACGTCAGGGTGCCTTGCTGCTACACATTTTCCTCGCGTTCTACTGCTTCCTGATAACAGCGTTCGTCTGCCACAACTATCTGTTGCCGTCCTTGGATCGGATATGCGTGGAGATGAACATCAGCACGGACGTCGCAGGAGCGACGTTCCTCGCTATGGCCAGCTCTTTGCCGGAGATGTTCGTGAACGTGATCGGGACTTTTCTGACCGAATCGGACATAGGCGTTGGTACCGTTGTCGGTAGCGCCGTGTTCGATACGTTTGCCACTCCGGCTGTAGGAGCTTTGACGGCTGTTCAC GCGGTGCCGTTGGAATGGCGCGTGCTGACACGCGACTGTGCCATGTTCATAATATCGGTCGCTGTACTGGTAATAATAATCTGGGACGGTGTAATAGAATGGTACGAGGCAGCGATACTGTTGGTGTTGCTGCTCGTTTACCTGATTCTGCTGTTCGCCGGCAAATTGCTGGCGCGTTTCTGTCCCGGCGGAACATCGAGCTCCACGGTAAATC ACTCCTCCGTTGCCGAGAATACAACGTCGGAAGGTTCCCGCGAGCCGCATTCCATAAAGATTTCGAACGGCAACGGAGCGCTGCAAGAGAAACCGGAGAAGGATGAAAAAGTAGCCAGCGATCCTGAAAGTTTGACGACTGGTCGGAGATCGGAAAGCGACGAGGAGCCAG AGAACATATTTCTATGGCCGAGGGAGCGAAGCGTGCTGGCCAAGTTTTGGTTCCTGCTGGTCTGGCCGTTGAAGTTCCTTTTCCTCGTAACGATACCGGACCCTAGACGCAAGCGATTCAGGAGATGGTATCCGTTGACCTTCGTCATGTGCGTGGTATGGATCGCGATATCCTCCTACTTGGTGTCCTGGATGATGACGGTCATCGGCAGCACCATAGGGATCCCAAGCTCCATCATGGGCCTCACGTTCTTGGCCGCTGGCGGCAACATGCCGGAGATGTCGTCCATCGTGATCTTAGCGAGACAAG GTGACGGGAACATGGCGATGAGCAACACGCTGGGAGCGAACATCCTGGACATCCTGCTTTGTCTGGGTCTACCGTGGCTGATCAAATGTCTGCTGACGGGGAAGAAAGTGACGGTTCTGTCGGGATCGCTGTCGTACAGTATACTTTCAATAATAGGCTGCGTAATCGTGCTCTACGCGGTCATTGCTATCTTTAATTTCGAGCTAAACAAAAAGGTAGGGGTGATTTGCGTGTTACTGTACACAATCTTTATAGTCTTCTCCATCCTCGCCGAGTTGAAAGTGTTCGGCGTACCTGATCGCGGCTAG
- the meigo gene encoding solute carrier family 35 member B1 homolog meigo, whose translation MVSSRRSKLLFCALGIFVCFFYFGMVQEKITRGQYGDEKNPEKFTYMFSLVFQQCFINYLFAKTSLLTVLKQGDDTTPRTYYAVSALTYLLAMVCTNMALRFVSYPTQVIAKAGKPIPVIILGVLLGNKVYPVRKYIFVFLVVIGVASFIYKDGNPMKKPIEGQSGFGELLLLLALTMDGLTSAVQERMRGEHKTKSGHMMLNMNKWAAVFSGIVIMISGELFEFIQFLQRFPYIIWHIATFSIAGACGQYFIFITVAEYGPLPCSIITTTRKFFTVLGSILIFGNSLTNRQWLGTFTVFAGLFLDAMYGKDKSSKKNTVK comes from the exons ATGGTTTCTTCGAGACGTTCCAAACTGTTATTCTGTGCGCTCGGCATTTTTGTATGTTTCTTTTACTTTGGCATGGTACAAGAGAAAATTACTCGTGGACAATATGGAGATGAAAAGAATCCTGAGAAGTTCACTTATATGTTTAGCTTAGTATTCCAGCAATGCTTTATCAATTACTTGTTCGCTAAGACTAGTTTACTGACCGTCTTGAAACAAGGGGACGATACTACTCCAAGAACATACTATGCCGTATCTGCTCTTACGTATTTATTAGCGATGGTGTGCACCAATATGGCTCTAAGGTTTGTTAGTTATCCTACACAAGTGATTGCGAAAGCTGGTAAACCAATTCCTGTGATAATACTTGGAGTACTGCTAGGGAACAAG gTTTATCCAGTCAGGAAGTACATATTTGTCTTCTTAGTTGTTATCGGTGTGGCTTCGTTTATATACAAAGATGGAAACCCAATGAAGAAACCGATCGAAGGACAATCAGGATTTGgagaactattattattactcgcTTTAACAATGGATGGTTTAACTAGCGCAGTGCAGGAACGTATGAGAGGGGAGCACAAAACGAAATCTGGACACATGATGCTGAACATGAACAAATGGGCTGCAGTATTCAGTGGGATCGTTATAATGATCTCTGGAGAACTGTTCGAGTTCATCCAGTTCTTGCAGAGATTCCCATACATCATCTGGCACATAGCTACGTTTTCGATAGCTGGGGCGTGCGGACagtatttcatatttattaccGTCGCGGAATACGGTCCATTGCCGTGTTCCATCATAACTACTACTAGGAAATTTTTCACAGTTCTGGGCTCTATATTGATTTTCGGCAACAGTTTGACCAATAGACAATGGTTAGGCACGTTCACGGTATTTGCGGGACTATTTTTAGATGCCATGTACGGCAAAGACAAATCTTCCAAGAAGAATACTGTGAAGTGA